CATCTCGGCCGCGATCGGCGGTGGGCCGGCCGTGCTCTGGCTTTCCGGCGTGCAGTCGGGGGCGTTTGCCGCCTCGGCCGGGCTGATGATGCTGGGCGTGGCGCTGACGCTGCTGCTGCGCGAGGTGCCGGGCGCGGTGCCGCGTCGCATGCGGCTCTCCTTCGTGCGGCTGCGGCCGGTGGCGCTGATGATGGCGGCACCCGCGGGCGCGGCCATGCTGTGCGGCGCGCTGGAGGGCACGGCGGGGGCGGTGTTCCCCGTGCAGGGGCTGGCGCTCGGCCTTGCGGCGGGGGCGGCGGCCACCATCGTCGTGGCGACCGGCTTCGGCAACATGCTGGCGCAATACCCGGTGGGGATGCTGGCGGACCGCTTCGGGACGCATCGCGCGCTGCTGGGCTGCGCCGTGGTGGTGGCGCTGGGCTCGCTGCTCTGGCCCTGGCTGGCGCCGGGCTGGGGGATCTGGCCGGTGCTGGCCGTCTGGGGTGGCGCGGCGGGCGCGATCTACACGCTCGGCATGGTGCGGGCGGTGCAGCGCTTCGCGGGGCCGGCCCGGGCGCTCGGCATGGCGGGGTTGAACACCGCCTATCTGCTGGGCGGCGCGCTGGGGGCGCCGCTGGGCGGCCTGCTGCTGGAAGCCGTGCCGGGCTGGGGCCTGCCGGTCGCCGTCGCCACCGTGGCCCTGGGCGGCGGCCTCGCGCTGAGCGTCGCCGCCTTGCGGCGCGGGGCGTAGTGCCGCCTTGCGGCGCGGGGCGTAGTGCCGCCTTGCGGCGCGGGGCGTAGTGCCGCCTTGCGGCGCGGGGCAAAATGGGGCGTTACCACAGGGTGGCTGATCCGGCCTGATGCCATGGAGGTTGTGTGATGCGTTG
This region of Sediminicoccus rosea genomic DNA includes:
- a CDS encoding MFS transporter is translated as MRPETRLTPPSPDPQTVIEGAPESARNTMSVTQIAAPLPAPAQFPVFVAAATCGFAGVWMSVPLAAVILTEAGVSPALVGLYAASVWVAALLTAPASPWLASWVGGALRLHQLAGLTSAVALLGLATNPPLALWFVFGGLLGIASCLTWTTADAIAGAMAPPGREGRFLGIYQTFISAAIGGGPAVLWLSGVQSGAFAASAGLMMLGVALTLLLREVPGAVPRRMRLSFVRLRPVALMMAAPAGAAMLCGALEGTAGAVFPVQGLALGLAAGAAATIVVATGFGNMLAQYPVGMLADRFGTHRALLGCAVVVALGSLLWPWLAPGWGIWPVLAVWGGAAGAIYTLGMVRAVQRFAGPARALGMAGLNTAYLLGGALGAPLGGLLLEAVPGWGLPVAVATVALGGGLALSVAALRRGA